In one Actinomycetes bacterium genomic region, the following are encoded:
- a CDS encoding AAA family ATPase, with protein MRWSRAAHPAFVGRDRELAVLEELWTAAEGGARQVVFVGGEPGAGKSRLLSEVAQVWHGRGAAVLLGSCIEEFGPPYQPFVEPIEALLPDLTGGRLEVDPSEPDHLAELVGRLEMLSGRRPTRTSRAENRRRLYESATEALHAAASERPLVLILEDLHWAGESALQLLTYLVERTTEARILVLLSHRTTAPDRSPPLIHTIAQLYRLDGVRRIDLAGLDSEEIADYLVHEAGASASRARVFATVLRDQTGGNPFFLRELWRDLATRGGLATLRSTDFQAPESVRHTIERRLDRLAKPHREVLELAAVIGEEFDSITLVEASGWAHDTTLEALDAAVGAGLVEPADGADGGYRFPHSLARQIVLNLVPSPRRAHEHARVAQVIERRLPGSDRYVRQLAHHYAGAHTLGLADKAVRYLVEAANVAERSLAHDEAARSLELAASLATGPDERDALRLDASRSYLLAADFARSRDLAEKVATVGSPRHRLRAAVAFEAASWRPGHPGHRSVELLSAALTGVDRDPADPDYVRAVASLGRALAFTGSTDEARALGVRAIEMAEALADDRALADALQASLWHGLRPRDAPGKLERATRLSLLARRTGHFEQLGPAAYYRGAISYLRGDPASMDAAHGDLIHTARATGQDFFAYMAGCMEYARHFVAGDFVAAERSCTGLLELGESFGTDDTEGPYGVQMYMIQRETGGLEPVRSVIKGDERLGDFWAPGLLALYTELGLVESSSRLLHWLLDEQLHRYEHSAQWPGVLAFLVEAALALEDEAAARRLRGPLLEYAGLNLVAGQFVAVFGSTDRYLGAVDSLLGNGAADEWFASAMEMDMLMAAPVHQALTLAAHARHLRRRGQSDARAVADLVDRARSLAVPLGHRRVLQQLDALTPERPQSERRDGLTARETEVLHLLGEGLSNRAIAARLVISENTAANHVRSILAKTGSGNRTQAAMYAATQGLLGGADRSDR; from the coding sequence GTGCGCTGGTCGAGGGCCGCGCACCCGGCTTTCGTCGGGCGCGACCGCGAGCTCGCGGTCCTCGAAGAGCTGTGGACCGCGGCCGAGGGCGGTGCCCGCCAGGTGGTCTTCGTCGGTGGGGAGCCCGGTGCCGGCAAGTCGCGGCTGCTCTCCGAGGTGGCCCAGGTCTGGCACGGACGCGGCGCCGCGGTGCTGCTCGGCAGCTGCATCGAGGAGTTCGGACCGCCCTACCAGCCGTTCGTGGAGCCGATCGAGGCGCTGCTTCCGGACCTGACCGGCGGTCGGCTCGAGGTAGACCCCTCCGAACCGGACCACCTCGCCGAGCTGGTCGGCCGGCTCGAGATGCTGTCGGGGCGTCGACCGACGCGAACGTCCCGCGCGGAGAATCGGCGTCGACTGTACGAGTCCGCCACCGAGGCGCTCCACGCTGCGGCGTCAGAACGCCCCCTGGTCCTGATCCTGGAGGACCTGCACTGGGCCGGCGAGAGCGCTCTCCAGCTGCTCACGTACCTGGTCGAGCGAACCACCGAGGCACGGATCCTCGTACTGCTGTCGCACCGGACCACCGCACCGGACCGCTCACCGCCACTCATCCACACGATCGCCCAGCTCTACCGGCTGGACGGCGTCCGCCGGATCGACCTGGCCGGACTCGACAGCGAGGAGATCGCCGACTACCTGGTCCACGAGGCTGGCGCGTCGGCAAGCAGGGCGCGCGTCTTCGCCACCGTGCTGCGCGACCAGACCGGCGGCAACCCGTTCTTCCTGCGCGAGCTGTGGCGCGACCTGGCCACCCGCGGCGGCCTGGCCACGCTGCGTTCGACCGACTTCCAGGCGCCCGAGTCGGTCCGGCACACCATCGAGCGACGGCTGGACCGGCTGGCCAAACCGCACCGGGAGGTCCTTGAGCTAGCCGCGGTCATCGGGGAGGAGTTCGACTCGATCACGCTGGTCGAGGCGTCGGGGTGGGCGCACGACACCACGCTGGAGGCACTTGACGCGGCCGTGGGCGCCGGCCTGGTCGAGCCGGCCGACGGTGCGGACGGCGGCTACCGGTTCCCGCACTCGCTCGCTCGCCAGATCGTGCTGAACCTTGTCCCGTCGCCCCGTCGGGCGCACGAGCACGCGCGGGTGGCGCAGGTGATCGAGCGCCGGTTGCCTGGCTCCGACCGGTACGTACGACAGCTGGCCCACCACTACGCGGGAGCCCACACGCTCGGCCTCGCAGACAAGGCGGTGCGTTACCTGGTCGAGGCGGCGAACGTGGCGGAGCGCAGCCTGGCGCACGACGAGGCCGCCCGGTCCCTCGAGCTGGCCGCCTCGCTGGCGACCGGCCCCGACGAACGCGACGCACTGCGTCTCGACGCGTCCCGCAGCTACCTGCTTGCCGCGGACTTCGCGAGGTCGCGCGACCTGGCCGAGAAGGTGGCGACGGTCGGGTCCCCCCGACACCGGCTGCGCGCGGCGGTGGCGTTCGAGGCCGCGTCGTGGCGACCAGGACATCCCGGACACCGTTCGGTCGAGCTGCTCTCGGCCGCGCTCACCGGGGTCGACCGTGATCCCGCCGACCCGGACTACGTGCGGGCCGTCGCCAGCCTCGGCCGCGCGCTCGCGTTCACCGGCTCCACCGATGAGGCCCGCGCCCTCGGCGTCCGTGCCATCGAAATGGCCGAGGCACTGGCGGACGACCGGGCCCTGGCGGATGCCTTGCAGGCCAGCCTGTGGCACGGTCTGCGGCCTCGCGACGCGCCCGGAAAGCTCGAGCGCGCGACCAGGCTGTCGCTGCTGGCCCGTCGGACCGGCCACTTCGAGCAGCTGGGACCGGCCGCGTACTACCGAGGCGCCATCAGCTACCTGCGCGGCGACCCGGCCAGCATGGACGCCGCCCATGGGGACCTGATCCACACCGCACGGGCCACCGGACAGGACTTCTTCGCCTACATGGCTGGCTGCATGGAGTACGCAAGGCACTTCGTCGCCGGTGACTTCGTCGCTGCCGAGCGCAGCTGCACCGGCCTGCTCGAGCTCGGCGAGTCGTTCGGGACCGACGACACCGAGGGGCCCTACGGGGTCCAGATGTACATGATCCAACGGGAGACCGGTGGCCTCGAGCCGGTCCGCTCGGTGATCAAGGGCGACGAGCGTCTCGGCGACTTCTGGGCCCCGGGCCTGCTCGCGCTGTACACCGAGCTGGGTCTGGTGGAGTCGTCGTCGCGGCTGCTGCACTGGCTGCTGGACGAGCAGCTTCACCGGTACGAGCACTCCGCGCAGTGGCCGGGTGTGCTGGCGTTCCTGGTAGAGGCCGCGCTCGCCCTGGAGGACGAAGCCGCGGCGCGACGGCTGCGCGGACCGCTGCTTGAGTACGCCGGCCTGAACCTGGTGGCGGGCCAGTTCGTGGCCGTGTTCGGAAGCACCGACCGCTACCTGGGAGCTGTCGACTCGCTGCTCGGCAACGGGGCCGCCGACGAGTGGTTCGCCTCCGCGATGGAGATGGACATGCTGATGGCTGCCCCCGTGCACCAGGCGCTGACCCTGGCGGCGCACGCCCGCCACCTGCGACGACGCGGGCAGTCGGACGCCCGAGCGGTCGCCGACCTGGTGGACCGGGCACGGAGCCTCGCTGTGCCGCTGGGACACCGGCGGGTGCTGCAGCAGCTCGACGCCCTGACGCCCGAGCGCCCTCAGTCCGAACGAAGGGACGGCCTCACCGCGCGGGAGACCGAGGTGCTCCACCTGCTCGGTGAGGGTCTGAGCAACCGGGCCATCGCCGCGCGGCTGGTGATCAGCGAGAACACGGCCGCCAACCACGTGCGGAGCATCCTGGCCAAGACCGGATCGGGCAACCGCACGCAGGCGGCGATGTACGCCGCGACTCAGGGACTGCTGGGCGGCGCCGACCGCTCAGACCGCTGA
- a CDS encoding DUF664 domain-containing protein: MGSTEIVVDAFGRVREVVHEAVDGLTADQLAHRVDPQANSIGWLVWHLTRVQDDHIADAAGTEQVWTSDGWVDRFALTLGRMDTGYGHSAADVAAVRVPSADLLTGYCDAVHERTVAYLSGLTEADFARIVDTRWDPPVTLAVRLVSVIADDLQHAGQAAFLRGVLERRGSGR, encoded by the coding sequence ATGGGCAGCACCGAGATCGTCGTCGACGCGTTCGGCCGGGTCCGCGAGGTGGTGCACGAGGCCGTCGACGGCCTCACCGCTGACCAGCTGGCCCACCGGGTGGATCCGCAGGCCAACTCGATCGGCTGGCTGGTCTGGCACCTCACCCGCGTGCAGGACGACCACATCGCCGACGCAGCGGGGACCGAGCAGGTCTGGACGTCGGACGGCTGGGTGGACCGGTTCGCCCTGACGCTGGGCCGGATGGACACCGGCTACGGGCACTCCGCTGCCGATGTCGCCGCCGTCCGGGTGCCCTCGGCGGACCTGCTCACCGGCTACTGCGACGCCGTCCACGAGCGGACCGTGGCGTATCTCAGCGGGCTGACCGAGGCCGACTTCGCCCGCATCGTCGACACCCGCTGGGACCCGCCGGTGACCCTGGCCGTGCGCCTGGTCAGCGTCATCGCCGACGACCTCCAGCACGCTGGCCAGGCCGCGTTTCTCCGCGGCGTGCTGGAGCGTCGTGGGTCCGGACGCTGA
- a CDS encoding GAP family protein: protein MGAVLGDVVPIALGIAASPFPIIPAILLLFTRRARATSSSFLLGWVVGILVVTGAFALLSEVLDTSDQPSAWAYWARIVLGAVLVVLGVRQWLGRRAKDSTPQWMQSIADATPGTALRLGLVLSAANPKIMLLAAAGGLAIGSSELDGAGVVLAVALFTAVAASTVAIPVLLYLVLGERILGPLGVARDWLQANNAAVMAVVIVVIGLLLLVKGLGGL, encoded by the coding sequence GTGGGAGCGGTGCTCGGCGACGTCGTGCCGATCGCCCTCGGCATCGCGGCGTCACCCTTCCCCATCATCCCGGCGATCCTGCTGCTGTTCACCCGGCGGGCGAGGGCCACGAGCAGCAGCTTCCTCCTCGGGTGGGTCGTCGGGATCCTGGTGGTGACCGGTGCCTTCGCGCTGCTGTCGGAGGTGCTGGACACCAGCGACCAGCCCTCGGCCTGGGCCTACTGGGCCCGGATCGTCCTGGGCGCGGTGCTGGTGGTGCTCGGGGTACGGCAGTGGCTCGGACGACGGGCAAAGGACTCGACACCGCAGTGGATGCAGTCCATCGCGGACGCCACGCCGGGCACGGCGCTGCGCCTGGGTCTGGTGCTGTCGGCAGCCAACCCGAAGATCATGCTGCTGGCCGCGGCGGGAGGGCTCGCGATCGGGTCGTCCGAGCTGGACGGGGCCGGAGTCGTCCTGGCCGTCGCGCTGTTCACCGCCGTCGCGGCCAGCACGGTCGCCATTCCCGTGCTGCTCTACCTCGTCCTGGGCGAGCGGATCCTCGGCCCGCTCGGGGTCGCGAGGGACTGGCTGCAGGCCAACAACGCCGCCGTCATGGCGGTGGTCATCGTGGTGATCGGCCTGCTGCTGCTGGTCAAGGGTCTCGGCGGACTGTGA
- a CDS encoding FAD-binding oxidoreductase: MTAQTTDALRQRVSGQVITAGDSGYDEARRVYNFMIDRRPAAVVRCSTPADVAAVVRYAVETGTELAVRGGAHSVPGFGTADAAVVADLSGLATVTVDPEGRTATAGGGVTWGGFNQATGQHELATTGGIISTTGVGGLTLGGGIGYLSRGYGLSCDNLLSAQVVTADGTTVTASETEHPDLFWALRGGGGNFGVVTEFTFRLHPVGEIYGGPMFFELSDGADVLSYFNEFIRTAPREYGGFPAFQMAPPLPFVPENRVGEPFVALVSCWTGSPDDGEKVMQGFRDVARPVAEHMGTMPYAALNSAFDALVPRGLQHYWKAAFIGDLTDAAIQAHMEHGSRVPVVNSTVHLYPINGAVHDVPTAATAFGHRDATYAAVIAGMWPDPVDNEAHTRWVQDYHAAIAPHSHQGGYVNFASADDQPAVAANYGANFNRLREVKRQYDPDNLFHLNQNIQP, encoded by the coding sequence ATGACAGCCCAGACGACCGATGCCCTGCGCCAGCGGGTGAGCGGCCAGGTGATCACGGCGGGAGACTCGGGATACGACGAGGCCCGCCGGGTGTACAACTTCATGATCGATCGCCGGCCTGCGGCCGTGGTGCGGTGCAGCACGCCAGCCGATGTCGCCGCGGTGGTGCGGTACGCGGTGGAGACCGGCACCGAGCTGGCCGTCCGCGGCGGCGCGCACAGCGTCCCGGGGTTCGGCACGGCGGACGCCGCTGTGGTCGCCGACCTGTCCGGGCTCGCCACGGTCACGGTGGACCCAGAGGGCCGCACCGCGACGGCTGGCGGCGGGGTTACCTGGGGCGGGTTCAACCAGGCGACCGGCCAGCACGAGCTGGCGACCACCGGTGGGATCATCTCCACCACCGGGGTGGGTGGCCTCACGCTCGGAGGTGGGATCGGCTACCTCTCCCGGGGGTACGGGTTGTCCTGCGACAACCTGCTCTCCGCTCAGGTCGTGACCGCCGACGGGACGACGGTCACCGCGAGCGAGACCGAGCACCCTGACCTGTTCTGGGCGCTGCGCGGCGGTGGCGGGAACTTCGGTGTGGTCACCGAGTTCACCTTCCGGCTGCATCCGGTCGGGGAGATCTACGGGGGGCCGATGTTCTTCGAGCTGTCCGACGGCGCCGATGTCCTCAGCTACTTCAACGAGTTCATCCGGACGGCACCGCGTGAGTACGGCGGATTCCCTGCCTTCCAGATGGCACCGCCGCTGCCCTTCGTCCCCGAGAACCGGGTCGGTGAGCCGTTCGTGGCTCTGGTGTCCTGCTGGACCGGGTCGCCCGACGACGGCGAGAAGGTCATGCAGGGATTCCGTGACGTCGCCCGGCCTGTCGCCGAGCACATGGGGACGATGCCGTACGCGGCGTTGAACAGTGCGTTCGACGCGCTGGTTCCGCGCGGCCTGCAGCACTACTGGAAAGCGGCCTTCATCGGCGACCTGACGGATGCCGCGATCCAGGCGCACATGGAGCACGGATCGCGGGTACCCGTCGTCAACTCGACGGTGCACCTGTACCCGATCAACGGGGCGGTTCACGACGTCCCCACCGCCGCGACCGCCTTCGGCCACCGGGACGCGACGTACGCGGCGGTCATCGCCGGCATGTGGCCGGACCCGGTGGACAACGAGGCCCACACCCGCTGGGTGCAGGACTACCACGCGGCGATCGCACCCCACTCCCACCAGGGTGGCTACGTGAACTTCGCCTCGGCCGACGACCAGCCGGCTGTCGCGGCCAACTACGGCGCCAACTTCAACCGGCTTCGGGAGGTCAAGCGTCAGTACGACCCGGACAACCTGTTCCACCTGAACCAGAACATCCAGCCCTGA
- a CDS encoding DUF4242 domain-containing protein, whose product MPVFMVERRFADQLDVTAEVADGINRINDAEGVRWLYSFLSADKRKTYCLYEAPSAEAILRAAERAGLPADVIVEVTGTLQSDGSLSAV is encoded by the coding sequence ATGCCCGTGTTCATGGTCGAACGGCGGTTTGCGGACCAGCTCGACGTCACCGCGGAGGTCGCCGATGGAATCAACCGGATCAACGACGCCGAGGGGGTGCGGTGGCTGTACTCGTTCCTCTCGGCGGACAAGCGCAAGACCTACTGCCTCTACGAGGCACCGTCGGCGGAGGCCATCCTGCGAGCGGCGGAGCGCGCCGGGCTGCCGGCTGACGTGATCGTCGAGGTGACCGGAACCCTGCAGTCGGATGGGTCGCTGTCAGCGGTCTGA